In one window of Episyrphus balteatus chromosome 3, idEpiBalt1.1, whole genome shotgun sequence DNA:
- the LOC129915085 gene encoding putative nuclease HARBI1 has product MLRGYLTLFLSDSEESDDGFVSQNLRNIRRNLRDHSDPFSLPDQNFIQRFRLNKIAFKYVLDNLHVKTGKRATYIPPILRLCSTLEILGGGCYQWLVGNDFACPLAQSTLSKAFDECLNALEDQFCAEWIKWPSEFEEDETKLYFFDKYKIPGVIGCVDGTHIGLLRPTANEEMFFNRKGFHSINAMIVSKI; this is encoded by the exons ATGTTGCGAGGATATTTGACGTTGTTTTTAAGTGATAGTGAAGAAAGTGACGATGGTTTTGTATCTCAGAACTTGAGAAATATAAGAAGAAATCTTCGAGATCATTCTGATCCATTTTCATTACCAGACCAAAA CTTTATTCAACGATTCCGACTAAACAAAATAGCATTCAAGTATGTGCTGGATAATCTACACGTTAAAACAGGAAAACGAGCTACATATATTCCTCCAATTCTAAGACTGTGCTCTACCTTAGAGATATTGGGTGGAGGATGCTATCAATGGCTTGTTGGAAACGATTTCGCTTGCCCCCTTGCACAAAGCACTTTGTCCAAAGCATTTGACGAGTGCTTAAACGCATTGGAGGACCAATTTTGCGCGGAGTGGATTAAGTGGCCATCAGAATTCGAAGAAGATgaaacaaaactttatttttttgataaatacaaaataccTGGAG TAATCGGTTGCGTTGATGGTACCCATATAGGCTTACTTCGTCCCACTGCAAATGAAGAAATGTTCTTCAATAGAAAGGGCTTCCACAGTATAAATGCCATGATTGTaagtaaaatttaa